The Bombus fervidus isolate BK054 chromosome 3, iyBomFerv1, whole genome shotgun sequence genome includes a window with the following:
- the Tektin-c gene encoding tektin C — protein MPNKRPPEIVPPPPLKFSLHQWHLNNRHRYRCSEAQQELADRLLNESQRVCELSSEKVRNNKEETDHRLKEKIEDIEFRKRELLRIRKEVLLEIDALSIYKERIMDALSSVRKNAFVICEKCLIFREHRLGIDLVHDDIEKELLKECEVIKGVESLLVRTLEQTQEQIRRLKATLYYMDHELEDKENNLRIDKHNLTLKETNLNLSIYHGTSRLDPSTIELNEWEMQTNNNIVSASKEVNSARPLRCYIDTIIKQVIDDLNDQKNATDAAFRRRIEETKEAKIKLELQHAEIMRQAAEMKDNITRIEKSIAEKESFLALAHTRLGNRCQRPGLELTRDLVEINLVKEVYDLREIVSKLQATIFESQASLRYLLKTQIQIEEDINVKINTLKIDEVDCMTLRQSMDYHTY, from the exons atgCCGAACAAACGACCGCCTGAAATAGTTCCACCGCCTCCATTGAAATTTAGTTTGCATCAATGGCATCTAAATAATCGCCACAG GTATCGATGTTCTGAAGCACAGCAGGAACTAGCAGATCGGCTACTTAATGAATCTCAGCGTGTTTGCGAATTAAGCTCCGAGAAAGTACGAAAcaataaagaagaaacagatCACAGACTGAAAGAAAAAATCGAGGACATCGAATTTCGTAAAAGAGAACTGCTGCGTATAAGGAAGGAAGTTCTTCTTGAAATCGATGCTTTGTCAATATACAAGGAGCGTATCATGGATGCTCTATCATCCGTGAGGAAAAACGCTTTTGTCATTTGCGAAAAATGCCTTATTTTTAG AGAGCATAGATTAGGAATTGATTTAGTTCACGACGAcatagaaaaagaattattaaaagaatgcGAGGTGATCAAAGGCGTCGAAAGTTTATTAGTTCGGACTTTGGAACAAACGCAGGAACAAATACGTCGTCTTAAAGCGACGCTTTATTACATGGATCACGAGCTCGaggataaagaaaataatttgcgCATTGACAAGCACAACTTGACTTTGAAGGAAAccaatttaaatttaagtaTTTATCATGGTACATCGCGACTTGATCCATC aACGATAGAGTTGAACGAATGGGAAATGCAGACTAATAACAATATCGTTAGCGCTTCGAAAGAGGTAAATAGCGCTAGACCATTGCGCTGTTATATCGATACAATTATAAAGCAAGTGATCGATGATCTAAATGATCAGAAAAATGCTACTGACGCGGCCTTCAGGCGGCGCATCgaggaaacgaaagaagcgaaaataaaattagaattacaaCACGCTGAG ATCATGCGACAAGCAGCGGAAATGAAGGATAATATTACACGCATTGAAAAATCAATCGCGGAGAAGGAAAGTTTTTTAGCTTTGGCGCATACGAGACTCGGTAATCGTTGTCAAAGGCCAGGATTAGAACTTACACGAGATCTAGTGGAAATTAATCTTGTAAAGGAAGTATATGATTTACGTGAGATTGTGTCGAAACTACAAGCAACTATATTCGAG tCTCAGGCATCGTTGCGTTATTTACTCAAAACACAAATTCAAATCGAGGAAGATATCAATGTTAAAATAAACACGTTAAAAATCGATGAGGTCGACTGCATGACTCTTCGTCAAAGCATGGATTATCacacatattaa
- the LOC139985299 gene encoding F-box only protein 21 isoform X2, translating to MSSDAIIVLPGEVIVYILEDKRLSVSDVLHFSSTCRSLYKIVNENNKLWKTKFFQRWPHLREIYQTNNELDHRMINWKEEVKSSLSTRIKLLSHLSSMSNKYYRMEEISNSEFEEFDPLFCPKKGAHPLAYYFLVDELISLIKHPAIVSNLTDRYYALKIVHYLKQTHLKDEWKKFLSLPPKQQTLERGATIVAQWSQPERHVSYFAISSALDNIAEQTKELLRERYPNHTIFSIPTERFNFWKNNIIGDNQWNITETRQLIDALCEVLFKRLGFYGNSEMYYSSENSFIDHVLEHRRGIPITLAIVFESVARRLGIHCEPVSFPSHFLLRWKETYGPQFKDTENFYIDVFNGGQFLTKKNCPRIGGISRCPIEKYNVHEAATAIEVVTRMANNLEIAARQHTHVCGRTARLRSALELQYMIQPNDANTILQLGRIYISQSMDLSELVERLENIPEEEVRPKIRNPSIKYAIGLIVKHKFHGCLCVITGWDTFCTAPTEWKNQMDVDELRDGADQPFYDVLVDNGSCQYMAQENLELASNPGWIHHYQIGRYFYKFSGAHYIPNEAAAREYPEDEKICNELLVTYMQNGMTYSTT from the exons ATGTCAAGTGACGCAATAATCGTATTACCTGGAGAGGTAATTGTGTACATTTTGGAGGATAAACGACTTAGCGTTTCAGATGTCCTTCATTTCAGTTCGACTTGCAGGAGTTTGTACAAAATtgtcaatgaaaataataaactttggaagacaaaattttttcaaag ATGGCCACATTTGAGAGAAATATATCAAACAAATAATGAGTTGGATCATCGAATGATAAATTGGAAGGAGGAAGTAAAGAGTAGTTTGAGTACTAGAATAAAATTGCTTTCTCATTTATCTTCTATgtccaataaatattatagaatgGAAGAAATATCTAATTCGGAATTTGAAGAGTTTGATCCTCTATTTTGTCCAAAAAAAGGTGCTCATCCTTTAGCTTATTATTTTTTGGTAGATGAACTTATTAGCTTAATCAAACATCCTGCTAT AGTCAGTAATTTAACAGATAGGTATTATGCCCTTAAAATTGTTCATTATTTGAAACAAACCCATTTGAAGGACGAatggaaaaaatttttatctttaccaCCAAAACAACAGACCTTAGAACGTGGTGCAACTATTGTGGCACAATGGAGTCAGCCAGAAAGACATGTATCATATTTTGCAATATCATCAGCATTAGATAATATTGCAGAACAAACTAAAGAGCTGCTCAGAGAACGATATCCAAATCATACTATATTTTCAATTCCAACTGAAAGATTTAActtttggaaaaataatattattggtGACAACCAATGGAATATTACAGAAACAAGACAACTAATAGATGCATTATGCgaagtattatttaaaagattagGATTCTATGGAAACAGTGAAATGTATTATTCATCGGAAAATTCATTCATAGATCAT GTTTTGGAACATAGACGGGGAATTCCTATAACTTTAGCAATAGTATTTGAAAGTGTTGCTCGAAGACTTGGCATACACTGTGAACCTGTTAGTTTCCCATCTCATTTTTTGCTACGTTGGAAAGAAACATA TGGACCACAATTTAAGGATacggaaaatttttatattgatgTTTTCAATGGTGGTCAATTTCTAACTAAGAAGAATTGTCCTCGAATTGGTGGTATTTCAAGATGtccaatagaaaaatataatgttcATGAGGCGGCAACTGCTATAGAG GTAGTAACAAGAATGgcaaataatttggaaatagCTGCTAGACAACATACTCATGTATGTGGTAGAACTGCAAGGTTACGTTCTGCTCTTGAACTTCAATACATGATACAACCCAATGACGCAAATACGATTTTACAACTAGGTCGAATATATATCTCACAATCCATGGACTTAAGTGAATTAGTGGAGAGATTAGAAAATATACCAGag GAAGAAGTAAGGCCAAAAATTAGAAATCCAAGCATAAAATATGCGATAGGGTTGATAGtgaaacataaatttcatGGATGCTTGTGTGTAATAACAGGATGGGACACCTTTTGTACAGCGCCTACAGAATGGAAGAATCAAATGGACGTAGATGAATTAAGGGATGGTGCAGATCAACCATTTTATGACGTACTTGTTGATAATGGGTCATGCCAATATATGGCACAAG aaaatttagagTTGGCTTCTAATCCAGGATGGATACATCATTACCAGATTGGTagatacttttataaattcagTGGTGCTCATTATATACCAAATGAAGCGGCAGCAAGAGAATATCCAgaagatgaaaaaatttgcaatGAATTACTTGTTACATACATGCAAAATGGAATGACATACAGTACCACTTAA
- the LOC139985299 gene encoding F-box only protein 21 isoform X1, which produces MSSDAIIVLPGEVIVYILEDKRLSVSDVLHFSSTCRSLYKIVNENNKLWKTKFFQRWPHLREIYQTNNELDHRMINWKEEVKSSLSTRIKLLSHLSSMSNKYYRMEEISNSEFEEFDPLFCPKKGAHPLAYYFLVDELISLIKHPAIVSNLTDRYYALKIVHYLKQTHLKDEWKKFLSLPPKQQTLERGATIVAQWSQPERHVSYFAISSALDNIAEQTKELLRERYPNHTIFSIPTERFNFWKNNIIGDNQWNITETRQLIDALCEVLFKRLGFYGNSEMYYSSENSFIDHVLEHRRGIPITLAIVFESVARRLGIHCEPVSFPSHFLLRWKETYGPQFKDTENFYIDVFNGGQFLTKKNCPRIGGISRCPIEKYNVHEAATAIEVVTRMANNLEIAARQHTHVCGRTARLRSALELQYMIQPNDANTILQLGRIYISQSMDLSELVERLENIPEDLELISRGQANLILQTFNVHIFQSYQRKLQYREEVRPKIRNPSIKYAIGLIVKHKFHGCLCVITGWDTFCTAPTEWKNQMDVDELRDGADQPFYDVLVDNGSCQYMAQENLELASNPGWIHHYQIGRYFYKFSGAHYIPNEAAAREYPEDEKICNELLVTYMQNGMTYSTT; this is translated from the exons ATGTCAAGTGACGCAATAATCGTATTACCTGGAGAGGTAATTGTGTACATTTTGGAGGATAAACGACTTAGCGTTTCAGATGTCCTTCATTTCAGTTCGACTTGCAGGAGTTTGTACAAAATtgtcaatgaaaataataaactttggaagacaaaattttttcaaag ATGGCCACATTTGAGAGAAATATATCAAACAAATAATGAGTTGGATCATCGAATGATAAATTGGAAGGAGGAAGTAAAGAGTAGTTTGAGTACTAGAATAAAATTGCTTTCTCATTTATCTTCTATgtccaataaatattatagaatgGAAGAAATATCTAATTCGGAATTTGAAGAGTTTGATCCTCTATTTTGTCCAAAAAAAGGTGCTCATCCTTTAGCTTATTATTTTTTGGTAGATGAACTTATTAGCTTAATCAAACATCCTGCTAT AGTCAGTAATTTAACAGATAGGTATTATGCCCTTAAAATTGTTCATTATTTGAAACAAACCCATTTGAAGGACGAatggaaaaaatttttatctttaccaCCAAAACAACAGACCTTAGAACGTGGTGCAACTATTGTGGCACAATGGAGTCAGCCAGAAAGACATGTATCATATTTTGCAATATCATCAGCATTAGATAATATTGCAGAACAAACTAAAGAGCTGCTCAGAGAACGATATCCAAATCATACTATATTTTCAATTCCAACTGAAAGATTTAActtttggaaaaataatattattggtGACAACCAATGGAATATTACAGAAACAAGACAACTAATAGATGCATTATGCgaagtattatttaaaagattagGATTCTATGGAAACAGTGAAATGTATTATTCATCGGAAAATTCATTCATAGATCAT GTTTTGGAACATAGACGGGGAATTCCTATAACTTTAGCAATAGTATTTGAAAGTGTTGCTCGAAGACTTGGCATACACTGTGAACCTGTTAGTTTCCCATCTCATTTTTTGCTACGTTGGAAAGAAACATA TGGACCACAATTTAAGGATacggaaaatttttatattgatgTTTTCAATGGTGGTCAATTTCTAACTAAGAAGAATTGTCCTCGAATTGGTGGTATTTCAAGATGtccaatagaaaaatataatgttcATGAGGCGGCAACTGCTATAGAG GTAGTAACAAGAATGgcaaataatttggaaatagCTGCTAGACAACATACTCATGTATGTGGTAGAACTGCAAGGTTACGTTCTGCTCTTGAACTTCAATACATGATACAACCCAATGACGCAAATACGATTTTACAACTAGGTCGAATATATATCTCACAATCCATGGACTTAAGTGAATTAGTGGAGAGATTAGAAAATATACCAGag gATTTAGAGTTAATATCAAGAGGACAGGCAAATCTAATATTACAGACGTTTAATGTCCATATTTTCCAATCATATCAGAGGAAGTTACAATATAGA GAAGAAGTAAGGCCAAAAATTAGAAATCCAAGCATAAAATATGCGATAGGGTTGATAGtgaaacataaatttcatGGATGCTTGTGTGTAATAACAGGATGGGACACCTTTTGTACAGCGCCTACAGAATGGAAGAATCAAATGGACGTAGATGAATTAAGGGATGGTGCAGATCAACCATTTTATGACGTACTTGTTGATAATGGGTCATGCCAATATATGGCACAAG aaaatttagagTTGGCTTCTAATCCAGGATGGATACATCATTACCAGATTGGTagatacttttataaattcagTGGTGCTCATTATATACCAAATGAAGCGGCAGCAAGAGAATATCCAgaagatgaaaaaatttgcaatGAATTACTTGTTACATACATGCAAAATGGAATGACATACAGTACCACTTAA
- the LOC139985299 gene encoding F-box only protein 21 isoform X3: MINWKEEVKSSLSTRIKLLSHLSSMSNKYYRMEEISNSEFEEFDPLFCPKKGAHPLAYYFLVDELISLIKHPAIVSNLTDRYYALKIVHYLKQTHLKDEWKKFLSLPPKQQTLERGATIVAQWSQPERHVSYFAISSALDNIAEQTKELLRERYPNHTIFSIPTERFNFWKNNIIGDNQWNITETRQLIDALCEVLFKRLGFYGNSEMYYSSENSFIDHVLEHRRGIPITLAIVFESVARRLGIHCEPVSFPSHFLLRWKETYGPQFKDTENFYIDVFNGGQFLTKKNCPRIGGISRCPIEKYNVHEAATAIEVVTRMANNLEIAARQHTHVCGRTARLRSALELQYMIQPNDANTILQLGRIYISQSMDLSELVERLENIPEDLELISRGQANLILQTFNVHIFQSYQRKLQYREEVRPKIRNPSIKYAIGLIVKHKFHGCLCVITGWDTFCTAPTEWKNQMDVDELRDGADQPFYDVLVDNGSCQYMAQENLELASNPGWIHHYQIGRYFYKFSGAHYIPNEAAAREYPEDEKICNELLVTYMQNGMTYSTT, translated from the exons ATGATAAATTGGAAGGAGGAAGTAAAGAGTAGTTTGAGTACTAGAATAAAATTGCTTTCTCATTTATCTTCTATgtccaataaatattatagaatgGAAGAAATATCTAATTCGGAATTTGAAGAGTTTGATCCTCTATTTTGTCCAAAAAAAGGTGCTCATCCTTTAGCTTATTATTTTTTGGTAGATGAACTTATTAGCTTAATCAAACATCCTGCTAT AGTCAGTAATTTAACAGATAGGTATTATGCCCTTAAAATTGTTCATTATTTGAAACAAACCCATTTGAAGGACGAatggaaaaaatttttatctttaccaCCAAAACAACAGACCTTAGAACGTGGTGCAACTATTGTGGCACAATGGAGTCAGCCAGAAAGACATGTATCATATTTTGCAATATCATCAGCATTAGATAATATTGCAGAACAAACTAAAGAGCTGCTCAGAGAACGATATCCAAATCATACTATATTTTCAATTCCAACTGAAAGATTTAActtttggaaaaataatattattggtGACAACCAATGGAATATTACAGAAACAAGACAACTAATAGATGCATTATGCgaagtattatttaaaagattagGATTCTATGGAAACAGTGAAATGTATTATTCATCGGAAAATTCATTCATAGATCAT GTTTTGGAACATAGACGGGGAATTCCTATAACTTTAGCAATAGTATTTGAAAGTGTTGCTCGAAGACTTGGCATACACTGTGAACCTGTTAGTTTCCCATCTCATTTTTTGCTACGTTGGAAAGAAACATA TGGACCACAATTTAAGGATacggaaaatttttatattgatgTTTTCAATGGTGGTCAATTTCTAACTAAGAAGAATTGTCCTCGAATTGGTGGTATTTCAAGATGtccaatagaaaaatataatgttcATGAGGCGGCAACTGCTATAGAG GTAGTAACAAGAATGgcaaataatttggaaatagCTGCTAGACAACATACTCATGTATGTGGTAGAACTGCAAGGTTACGTTCTGCTCTTGAACTTCAATACATGATACAACCCAATGACGCAAATACGATTTTACAACTAGGTCGAATATATATCTCACAATCCATGGACTTAAGTGAATTAGTGGAGAGATTAGAAAATATACCAGag gATTTAGAGTTAATATCAAGAGGACAGGCAAATCTAATATTACAGACGTTTAATGTCCATATTTTCCAATCATATCAGAGGAAGTTACAATATAGA GAAGAAGTAAGGCCAAAAATTAGAAATCCAAGCATAAAATATGCGATAGGGTTGATAGtgaaacataaatttcatGGATGCTTGTGTGTAATAACAGGATGGGACACCTTTTGTACAGCGCCTACAGAATGGAAGAATCAAATGGACGTAGATGAATTAAGGGATGGTGCAGATCAACCATTTTATGACGTACTTGTTGATAATGGGTCATGCCAATATATGGCACAAG aaaatttagagTTGGCTTCTAATCCAGGATGGATACATCATTACCAGATTGGTagatacttttataaattcagTGGTGCTCATTATATACCAAATGAAGCGGCAGCAAGAGAATATCCAgaagatgaaaaaatttgcaatGAATTACTTGTTACATACATGCAAAATGGAATGACATACAGTACCACTTAA